In one Cellulosilyticum sp. I15G10I2 genomic region, the following are encoded:
- a CDS encoding zinc-dependent alcohol dehydrogenase family protein: MNMRALVYHSPQNISVEDVKVPEVGEKDVLIKIKYCGVCGTDIHIYNGDGGAFEVTPPLIMGHEFSGTVEQVGSQVKKVNIGDVVTVDPNNMCGECYYCKNAMEQFCENVIGIGTTFDGGFAQYIVVTEKQVFKFKEGMDALTAAMTEPVSCCLHGIDLCNIKLGDEVLVIGGGPIGLMMLQMAKMAGASKIILSEPVEEKRELALKLGADITINPLEEDIEAVIKANCKNINAVIECVGKVHTIDSAIKCAGKGATVMMFGLTGPDEALHVKPDIVFKKELKLTSSFINPYTFERSIAILESGKLNVRDTITDIVELEECVKVFEDDKYRRSGKVVIKLND, encoded by the coding sequence ATGAATATGAGAGCATTGGTGTATCACAGTCCTCAAAATATCAGTGTTGAGGATGTTAAAGTACCTGAAGTCGGAGAAAAAGATGTACTGATTAAGATAAAATACTGCGGTGTCTGTGGTACAGATATACATATTTATAATGGAGATGGTGGTGCATTTGAGGTTACGCCACCGCTCATTATGGGACATGAGTTCTCCGGTACTGTAGAACAAGTTGGGTCTCAGGTGAAAAAGGTAAATATAGGGGACGTGGTTACAGTAGACCCCAATAACATGTGTGGTGAGTGTTATTACTGTAAAAATGCAATGGAACAATTTTGTGAAAATGTTATTGGCATCGGGACAACATTCGATGGTGGTTTTGCACAGTATATTGTGGTTACTGAAAAACAGGTATTTAAATTTAAAGAGGGGATGGATGCCTTGACGGCAGCCATGACAGAGCCTGTTTCATGTTGTCTCCATGGTATTGATTTGTGCAATATTAAACTTGGTGATGAGGTGCTCGTCATTGGCGGTGGGCCCATAGGTCTTATGATGCTTCAGATGGCTAAGATGGCTGGTGCAAGTAAGATTATTCTCTCTGAACCAGTTGAGGAAAAAAGAGAACTCGCTCTCAAATTAGGTGCAGACATTACAATCAATCCGCTAGAGGAAGACATTGAGGCTGTGATCAAAGCGAATTGTAAAAATATTAATGCAGTTATTGAATGTGTAGGCAAGGTTCACACAATCGACAGCGCTATAAAGTGTGCAGGCAAAGGGGCTACAGTCATGATGTTTGGACTGACAGGACCAGATGAAGCACTTCATGTTAAGCCCGACATAGTCTTCAAGAAAGAATTGAAGCTGACATCTTCTTTCATTAATCCTTATACATTTGAAAGATCAATTGCCATTTTAGAATCAGGCAAATTAAATGTCAGAGATACTATTACGGATATTGTTGAACTTGAAGAGTGTGTAAAAGTGTTTGAGGATGATAAATACAGACGCAGTGGGAAAGTAGTTATCAAATTAAATGATTAA